One Deinococcus sp. LM3 genomic region harbors:
- the nadE gene encoding ammonia-dependent NAD(+) synthetase: MSMQQTIRRELAVQTRIEPAREVERRVAFLCEYLRASGARGFVLGISGGQDSTLAGRLCQLAAERLRAEGTEATFMAVRLPYGVQADEADAQRALAFIRPDRRVTVNVRGAVDAAAGAAAAALAEAGAGGELRDFVRGNIKARERMVAQYALAGQLNLLVVGTDHAAEAVTGFFTKYGDGGVDVTPLTGLSKRQGAQLLAHLGAPEETWQKVPTADLEDDRPGLPDEQALGVTYTQIDDYLEGQPVPDEVAAKLERMYLQTRHKRAVPVTPFDAWWQEA, translated from the coding sequence ATGAGTATGCAGCAGACCATCCGGCGTGAACTGGCTGTCCAGACCCGCATCGAACCGGCGCGGGAGGTCGAGCGGCGCGTGGCGTTCCTGTGCGAGTACCTGCGGGCGTCGGGCGCGCGGGGCTTCGTGCTGGGCATCAGCGGCGGGCAGGACAGCACCCTGGCGGGGCGGCTGTGCCAGCTGGCCGCCGAACGTCTGCGTGCGGAAGGGACGGAGGCGACCTTCATGGCGGTGCGCCTGCCGTACGGGGTGCAGGCCGACGAGGCCGACGCGCAGCGTGCCCTGGCGTTCATCCGCCCGGACCGCCGCGTGACCGTGAACGTCAGGGGCGCGGTGGACGCCGCTGCGGGCGCTGCCGCCGCCGCGCTGGCAGAGGCGGGTGCGGGCGGCGAACTGCGTGATTTCGTGCGCGGGAACATCAAGGCCCGCGAGCGGATGGTCGCGCAGTACGCGCTGGCCGGGCAGCTGAACCTGCTGGTGGTCGGCACCGACCACGCCGCCGAGGCGGTCACGGGGTTCTTCACCAAGTACGGGGACGGCGGCGTGGACGTCACGCCCCTGACCGGCCTGAGCAAGCGCCAGGGCGCGCAACTCCTCGCGCACCTGGGCGCCCCCGAGGAGACGTGGCAGAAGGTGCCCACCGCCGACCTCGAAGACGACCGCCCGGGCCTGCCGGACGAGCAGGCGCTGGGCGTCACGTACACGCAGATCGACGATTACCTGGAGGGTCAGCCCGTGCCGGACGAGGTCGCCGCGAAGCTGGAGCGGATGTACCTCCAGACCCGCCACAAGCGCGCCGTGCCGGTCACGCCGTTCGACGCGTGGTGGCAGGAGGCGTAA
- a CDS encoding MFS transporter, translating into MNDRPTRLRLPDDAVAAPPPDTRTVDQVIEHLGLGPFQYRLLLICGLTFAADAMAVLVMGFALNGVQAHFGLPDDSPTVTLLTVATFAGMLIGAPLWGRVADRFGRRPVFLTTVTLGVLFGLLGAFAPNVWVLLAARVLTGLAIGGTMPVDYALMAEFMPAAQRGRFLVIVEGFWVIGTLLLTLLAAATAAWLPAGDGWRWLLALTALPGLAGLFVRLGVPDSPRWLSARGRMDEARAALAQLGRRNGRALPPEPLAPPLPIPRRASRFAGLLGPALRDRLLLMGAAWFGMSLGYYGIFSWLPTYLRANGFELSETYATTLLLAAAQVPGYLLSSLLVEWVGRRATLVGFMLVSALGAYLFLLAGTPTGVLLTSALLSFSLLGTWGALYAYTPELFPTLLRASGMGMVSAFARLGSLISPFAGALLLGGQLVQALTVFAALFVLSAACVWAVGIETRGQPLRDRETA; encoded by the coding sequence GTGAACGACCGTCCCACCCGCCTGCGTCTCCCGGACGACGCCGTGGCTGCGCCGCCCCCGGACACCCGGACGGTCGATCAGGTGATCGAACACCTGGGTCTGGGACCCTTCCAGTACCGTCTGCTGCTGATCTGCGGCCTGACCTTCGCCGCCGACGCCATGGCCGTCCTGGTCATGGGCTTCGCCCTGAACGGCGTGCAGGCGCACTTCGGTCTGCCGGACGACTCGCCCACCGTCACGCTGCTGACCGTGGCGACCTTCGCCGGGATGCTGATCGGCGCGCCGCTGTGGGGCCGCGTGGCCGACCGCTTCGGCCGCCGCCCCGTGTTCCTGACCACCGTGACGCTGGGCGTGCTGTTCGGCCTGCTCGGAGCGTTCGCGCCGAACGTGTGGGTGCTGCTGGCCGCGCGGGTCCTGACCGGCCTCGCCATCGGCGGCACCATGCCCGTCGACTACGCCCTGATGGCCGAATTCATGCCTGCCGCCCAGCGCGGCCGCTTTCTGGTGATCGTGGAAGGCTTCTGGGTGATCGGGACGCTGCTCCTGACCCTGCTGGCCGCCGCCACGGCCGCGTGGCTGCCCGCCGGCGACGGCTGGCGCTGGCTGCTGGCCCTGACGGCCCTGCCGGGCCTGGCGGGCCTGTTCGTGCGGCTGGGCGTGCCGGACTCGCCGCGCTGGCTCTCGGCGCGGGGCCGCATGGACGAGGCCCGCGCCGCGCTGGCGCAGCTGGGCCGCCGCAACGGCCGCGCCCTGCCGCCCGAACCGCTGGCGCCGCCGCTGCCCATTCCACGGCGCGCCTCACGCTTCGCGGGACTGCTGGGGCCGGCTCTGCGCGACCGGCTGCTGCTGATGGGCGCGGCGTGGTTCGGCATGAGCCTCGGGTACTACGGCATCTTCTCGTGGCTGCCCACCTACCTGCGCGCCAACGGCTTCGAACTGAGTGAGACGTACGCCACCACGCTGCTGCTGGCCGCCGCGCAGGTGCCGGGCTACCTGCTGTCCAGCCTGCTGGTCGAGTGGGTGGGCCGCCGCGCCACGCTGGTGGGCTTCATGCTGGTCAGCGCGCTGGGCGCGTACCTGTTCCTGCTGGCGGGCACGCCGACCGGGGTGCTGCTGACCTCGGCGCTGCTGTCGTTCTCGCTGCTGGGCACCTGGGGCGCCCTGTACGCCTACACCCCGGAACTGTTCCCCACGCTGCTGCGCGCCTCCGGGATGGGCATGGTCAGCGCGTTCGCGCGGCTGGGCAGCCTGATCTCGCCGTTCGCGGGGGCGCTGCTGCTGGGCGGTCAGCTGGTGCAGGCGCTGACGGTGTTCGCGGCGCTGTTCGTCCTGTCCGCCGCGTGCGTGTGGGCGGTCGGGATCGAGACGCGCGGCCAGCCGCTACGCGACCGGGAGACCGCGTGA